The proteins below are encoded in one region of Syntrophotalea carbinolica DSM 2380:
- the gyrB gene encoding DNA topoisomerase (ATP-hydrolyzing) subunit B, whose product MTDTNQREYGAGSIKVLEGLSAVRKRPAMYIGSTGVMGLHHLVYEVVDNSIDESLAGVCDEISVILHLDGSVTVEDNGRGIPVDMHPTQNKSAAEVVMTVLHAGGKFDSDSYKVSGGLHGVGVSVVNALSKKLELEIRRNGRIYRQGYVRGVPDAPLREEGDTTKRGTRITFWPDPEIFEITDFSFETLSKRLRELAFLNGGVHIHIVDERSEKRHDFHYEGGIISFVSYLNRAKTPLHAEPIFFSGEREGVQIEVAFQYNDGYDEKIFTFANNINTHEGGTHLVGFKAALTRTMNSYATANNLLKNVKASISGDDLREGMAAVISVKVPDPQFEGQTKTKLGNSEIKGYVETLINEKLATFMEENPNVAKRILEKGIEAARAREAARKARDLTRRKGVLDSLALPGKLADCQEKDPALCEIYLVEGDSAGGSAKQGRDRRNQAILPLKGKILNVEKARFDKMLTSNEIRTLITAMGTGIGKGDFDISKLRYHRIIIMTDADVDGSHIRTLLLTFFFRQMPELIERGYLYIAQPPLYKAKRGKRELYLKDESALTEYLLDEGVDGVTLELKANDKVVRGKQIIPTLRNIIEYNHIFSKLVLKGVNSEVLNIFVEGRIRNGFEDMADLAPLVQRLKQAAPHADFQLFHEPDRILFTLGNVRARIDRQVLEILSSHEYHLLLQAWAKIQESHANERAVISMEGKEESEVNNCQELLDFFQARARKGQYIQRYKGLGEMNPDQLWETTMDPEKRILLQVQVEDAVEANEIFTVLMGDQVEPRREFIENNALNVSNLDI is encoded by the coding sequence ATGACGGATACGAACCAAAGAGAGTACGGGGCCGGAAGCATCAAGGTTCTGGAAGGTCTTTCGGCTGTGCGAAAACGCCCTGCCATGTATATCGGGTCGACCGGTGTCATGGGGTTGCACCATCTGGTTTACGAAGTGGTGGACAATTCCATCGATGAGAGCCTGGCAGGTGTCTGCGATGAAATTTCCGTTATTTTACATCTGGATGGCTCGGTAACAGTGGAGGACAACGGCCGCGGTATTCCCGTCGATATGCACCCGACTCAAAATAAGTCGGCGGCCGAAGTCGTTATGACCGTGCTTCATGCCGGCGGCAAATTCGACAGCGATTCCTACAAGGTTTCCGGGGGTTTGCACGGTGTCGGCGTTTCCGTGGTCAATGCACTGTCGAAAAAGCTGGAATTGGAAATCCGCCGTAACGGACGCATCTACCGCCAGGGGTACGTGCGAGGTGTTCCCGATGCACCTTTACGGGAGGAGGGCGACACCACCAAGCGTGGTACGCGTATTACCTTCTGGCCGGATCCGGAAATATTTGAAATAACGGATTTCTCTTTTGAGACTTTGTCGAAAAGGCTGCGGGAACTGGCTTTTCTGAACGGTGGCGTGCACATTCATATCGTGGATGAGCGCTCGGAAAAACGCCATGATTTCCATTACGAAGGTGGCATTATTTCCTTTGTCAGCTATCTGAACCGGGCCAAGACGCCGCTACATGCCGAACCCATTTTTTTCAGCGGTGAGCGCGAAGGCGTGCAGATCGAAGTCGCATTCCAGTACAACGACGGTTACGACGAAAAAATATTTACCTTCGCCAATAACATCAATACCCACGAGGGCGGTACGCATCTGGTCGGGTTTAAAGCAGCGTTGACCCGTACCATGAACAGCTACGCCACGGCCAATAACCTGCTGAAAAACGTCAAAGCTTCCATATCCGGAGACGATCTGAGGGAAGGGATGGCAGCAGTCATCTCCGTCAAGGTGCCGGACCCCCAGTTTGAAGGCCAAACCAAGACCAAATTGGGCAATTCGGAGATCAAAGGTTATGTCGAAACCCTGATCAATGAAAAACTCGCAACCTTTATGGAAGAAAATCCCAACGTTGCCAAGCGCATTCTGGAAAAGGGGATTGAAGCGGCCAGGGCCCGCGAGGCAGCGCGCAAAGCCCGCGATCTGACCCGGCGCAAGGGGGTCCTGGACAGTTTGGCATTGCCGGGAAAACTCGCCGACTGCCAGGAAAAAGATCCGGCTTTGTGCGAAATCTATCTGGTCGAGGGCGACAGTGCCGGCGGCAGTGCCAAACAGGGACGCGATCGACGTAACCAGGCTATTTTGCCGTTGAAAGGTAAAATTCTCAATGTCGAGAAGGCCCGTTTCGACAAAATGCTTACCTCCAACGAGATTCGCACCCTTATTACCGCCATGGGGACCGGCATCGGTAAGGGCGATTTCGATATCAGCAAGTTACGTTACCATCGTATCATCATCATGACCGATGCCGATGTCGATGGTTCGCATATCCGCACGTTGTTGTTGACCTTCTTTTTCCGTCAGATGCCTGAGTTGATAGAACGCGGCTATCTTTACATCGCACAACCGCCGCTTTATAAAGCCAAACGGGGAAAAAGGGAGTTGTATCTCAAAGACGAGAGCGCCCTTACCGAATATCTGCTCGATGAAGGGGTTGACGGAGTAACTCTCGAGTTGAAGGCAAACGACAAGGTGGTGCGGGGTAAGCAAATTATTCCCACACTGCGGAATATCATCGAATACAACCATATTTTTTCAAAATTAGTCCTCAAAGGTGTGAATAGCGAGGTCCTGAATATTTTTGTGGAAGGCCGCATTCGCAACGGCTTTGAGGATATGGCGGATCTTGCCCCGCTGGTTCAGAGACTGAAGCAGGCCGCTCCGCATGCCGATTTCCAACTGTTCCACGAACCCGACCGGATTTTGTTTACCCTGGGGAACGTTCGTGCTCGTATCGATCGCCAGGTTCTGGAAATTTTGTCTTCCCACGAATATCACCTGTTGTTGCAGGCCTGGGCCAAGATTCAGGAAAGCCATGCCAATGAGCGGGCTGTGATCAGCATGGAGGGGAAAGAGGAATCCGAGGTCAACAATTGCCAGGAATTGCTCGATTTTTTCCAGGCCCGTGCCCGCAAGGGACAGTATATCCAGCGTTACAAAGGTCTCGGCGAGATGAATCCGGATCAGTTATGGGAAACCACCATGGATCCGGAAAAACGCATACTGTTACAGGTCCAGGTTGAAGATGCGGTGGAAGCCAACGAAATATTTACGGTTCTCATGGGAGACCAGGTCGAACCTCGGCGCGAATTCATCGAAAACAACGCCCTCAATGTCTCCAACCTCGATATCTGA